AGGAAACACACCGGGTCTATCACATCAACGACTATGGATCTATATAAACCCCCTCCCCATAGAAGAGGCGATCTATTCAATCTTCTCTTTTTACTTTctcgacttcttttttttgtgtccgCGTGTTACACTGGGCGCTCGGTCGGTTCTTTTCGCTTCCTCtctattctctttttcctcccttcttcttcttcttcgctccTTTGGATATGGGCCTATATATTCTGCGTATAGTATGTCCTCTGACGGGCAACTGGCATTCACACCCTCCCTGTGTTGTTAGTCTGACCCCGATTGACCCGCTGCCTGCCCGttcctaaataaaaataaaaaggagaacaaaTAGCCGGGGCCGGATAGAGTTTCGAATTCACGCGCGCTTGGGGAAATCCAATGAAAACAAGTTTAGGAAGCAACAACCCAATTACAACAACAAACGCACAACTGCCGGGCAGCAGCCAGCGCCTTTGGCCGCGGAGAAATGAACCAAATAATATTTCACATTCAAACTTGAAGAATTGATGTAATACCGGATATGGCACTCTagtaaaataaatcaaacgaaAAAGGGGGTATAAGAACAAAGATGGAAggaaaatgataataaaaagagGTGGGATGAAAAGTctagaaagaaatgaacaataaagccggaaaaaaaaagaagaagcgaaaaagTGTCGTCCGATGCTGTTGGAACTGAAATTCACGCGGCTCTTTGACAAAAAAGACTCTCTATCATACATGTCATATGTAGACGAGCATAGCGCCGGCCTTTAGATTGCTTCTTCATTAGCTTATTGCCACCTCTCGATATCCTCTCGCCCATCACAATGGGCCGCGCCATAGCTCACACCCATTGAGTCAGAGTCGCTTGTTGTTTGAGCTCTCGACTCATCATCAGTTCCTTGGGTTTCTGCCTCTTGGATTCTCTTCATTCAATTCACTGCTGATGGTAGACACCACCACACACCACACACCGTGTGTCTAATGTCTATATTCGACAGCCCGTCAAGTCTCTCTTCAAACTCCTCATTGTGTTTTTGCCATCCGCCACCCCACCCGCtctccgtttcttttcttatagcaaacaaacaacaatgtCGACACCGGGAAAGACCCACCCGTCCGtcataccaccaccaccaataaaaaaaataataaataataaaagaactcTCTACATCCCGGCCCTACAAGCTCCTCGACAGTTGTTCAAtgaagtggggggggggggggggggggacgcgATTCCAACCACGGATTGtgtctatatacacacactcaAGCGCGTTTCGGGTGTGGAGATATCTACACGGTATCGCACCCTGTTTTTCCTCCCGCAGGAGCATCCATCAACCTCATTCAGTCATTTCTTTACTTATCGGGCCCATCgtattgaaaaaattcaaccgGCGGCCGATGACGATCCACACACTTGTACACTTGTATATATACGTATCAGCTGCTGGCCGTAGTATGTATATACCCAATACACCCTTCGTCCTTTCATATAGTATATTGAACCACGGcattgaaatcaaatgaaacaaaagagGCAAAAGTAATATACTACTACACAATATATCATCTAGAGAGCTCTTTCTGGCGCAATCTCATATTTGACGGGCGCCAGTGTATTAAGTAATATAGGAGAGACATTGATTCATTTTGGAACGAGTATTGTTCCTGCtcctgatttctttttttgaggtTGTTGGAGACGCGTCGTGAATCAAACTGGAATTGGATAAATTCGACCCGacgaagtttttaaaaaaattgccgtTTTGGCGCGTCGGATATTCTCCGCAGTTTGAGTCACATTGTCTCGTTTTTGGTTTCGTTATATTTTCCCCCTCACCTCGCTattatttattgattattatcctagtttttattttggttggacTGGGCGCTGCCTGTTGTTCGTCTCCTTAAATAACGGACAGCGGGAGCGAAAGAATTCCAGGACGAGCGGGGGTTTcggtttcctctctctctttctggtCCTCCATTTGACTAGGTTCTAAGGGACATATATTTATTTTGCGttctatttgtttcacttttgaaAAAGGTGGGCACAGGGGCTGGTTATCGTTGCCAAACgacagccgagagagagagaaagagaagagataGAGACCAACAATGCAACAACATtcgaaaggagagagaagagctcTAGCCATATCCCTCGTGCTACGCGTACACGGCCGGTGCAAACCATTGACGTCAGTCAGAGTTTCATAAATAGAGTTTTTTCTCCTCTCagctgatgtgtgtgtgtgttgtgtagtGCCATAGGCGAGCGCTGGTTCCGGACTTGCTCTTCTTCGTCATGTCTTCCGTCTTCTCCTGTCccgaccagcagcagccactgcGACTCTCGCTTTAGAGTAGTTGGACTCCAAGTGGGAATTGGCATCACACTAGCGACTTGTACAATATATAATAGCCCTGCCCCTCTACCACCCACCCACCTACCCCATATagccgtccgtccgtccgtcctaGACTTTCCAATGTCCATATCGTCCATTGACGATTTCGGCCCATGGGTTTTAGGTTAGGTTGATTATTTTGGCCTCATGACTCCCCAGTGGTCCACCTCCCTTCCTCCATTACTGTCTGTATATATAGCCCATACACATGTGGACCGTCGCATGGAGGAAAAATAACTTCCCTCTCCAACCCCTCTCATCTAAAGAAATACACAAAAAAGTTTTGCgttgatcctttttttttcttcctccctcGACTCGGCTGTCATCTCTACGCGCACACCTCGATCCCTTATCCTGCAGGTGGCCATCAATTCACCCACCAAATTTCAACAGGGGAGCATCCAGCCCATTAGAATTCAGCTCTTAATCTTTTTCCAGGACTAATCAGATGAACCTGTcgcaaattttaacaattgcataaaaatatccaaattttgaattgggttgaattaatcaaatttccatttttggtGTCGAATAATGGCCAAGTCGCCAGCTTATCATCACGCTGGGTGTGTGTATATGGCGTACACATCCATGGCATCAGTGGCTGCGGGTGACTAATGCGCTCGTCAAAAGCAACAATGCCATCGTGACACTGGGAAGTCGGCATGGCAAAGAATGCAGCTAGTagatcagaagaagaagcttggCCAGTTTGGCTCGACCGGACGTTATAGCTGCGCCGCAACACCTTTTTGGCGCCGGGCCAACAGTTCCCTTGACTGCTGTCCTCTCCTTccctgctactgctgctgctatatacTGCGGCTCACTCCCATTTCCCGCTCACTCAAGCGGCCCCATCTCTCTTTCGCCCAGTTATAATTTTGGGCAAATTACGTTGGTCGGCCAAGGCCGTGGAACTCAagtctccttctctctcttctctcttacTCATCTCATACAAGAAGGAAGAcggacgggagagagagagacgggcacGTTTTGGCAAACGCTTCACGCTCGTTAAGGTACATCACAAGTCGAACCTTCTCTATTAGCCTATTCGTGGCCCGAAGAATATATCCAAGAGAATGGAGGGTGACACAAGCCGGACGAGAGGTGGAAAAATAGGAAGAACTTTCGTTTTAAATATCCTTCGTCTTGGCGGCCTAGCTGAGCTGCCAGTGGACGGGCCAGCGCAGCTTTTACAGCAGTCAACCGGGTCCGTTTTCTTTGACGTGTAGCAGTTCAGCTACGAGAGAACATCACtcgttttctgtttctttttttgtttttcttttttcaacccGAATTTACGATGCAACTTCTCATTGACAAAGTTGGCATGGCTCTTTCCCACGTGGACGGGCCCCTCTTCTCTTTTAGACGGACCTCTGGCGCTGGCCAGCAGCTCAGCGCGCGCCCACAGAGTCAATACAATGGAGACGCGTCAAAATCTACTTTATGGCCGGCTtgtcgttttgttttcaacgGCTAATGAGCTACGAGCAAAACAACCAAGACGAAATGATTCGTGACTAAACCTAAAATCAAACCCAAAATCAATGGGACagtattgaagaaaaagaaacaatctcACAATCACCATCggttaataattatttcgatTGTTTCCCCTTTTATTGCAATAACTAGAGTCATTTCCGGTAAAGAATAATGAAAGTATATTACCTGTTTTATGCCGCATTTTATCGGAAAGTATACCATTTTCGTGCACCTATCTTTTGTCATCTTCACCTGATAAAGTCAAATTATTATCCAAAGGTATACATTTCCAAtaggaacaaaataaaatgaaatattatccaatttttgaactttcaaacTTGATTGCGTTTCAAGGTTGCTCCCAAGTTCCTAGAATTGGATTCGTCATTAAACATGTCCTTCTTGAATCCATAGTACAATTtctcaaattgaattaaaagtctCATTATAGCGCGATAAAGAGGCCGATAACACATCGTTAGTTGTTAATGACTTGAAGCCACGCGATTCGGACAAACTCGGCTCCTATCAGCTGAgtcttattttaaatatttgtcagGATTTATTTAgcgagaaaaaattgaaactgtgTATACTTACGTAAAAAACATCATTCATACCCGCTTGACTACATACAGTAGTGTACAGGATGTTCCTCTCAACAGCTGATGCTGGACATTTTTGCTAATGTTTGGCTAGACTTCTCCTATTAGCCAACAGGAAAAGCatttttgaatgagcgacaaaTAGGTTTTGCGTCACCCTTCGCAAACTTACTGTACACGTATCAAATAACAGGATTATATCTCTGtgtatttgtttaaaaagattggtcagtttttatataatttcaatatttcgtgatttatttttcccgaTTAGAATTTCCGCGGTGTCCTTCAAGTGCGCGTTTGCATCCGATCCCTTTTGAGCGTCTATCCGCACACGCGTATAATGTGAACAGCTCCAAACTTGTGtccaagtgcacgacagtccGTGTCACGTTGACCTTATACAATAAACTGATGGTTGGCTGTTGTAGTGTACTGTGCAAGTTGGGGCGAGTGGTGTAACCTAATGCAAATTCGTAATGAAACACCTTGTTATCTGGTCCTGTTCTGGTCGCTTGCTCTTATCACGGCCAATATGTGTCAATAATAACGAAAGGGGTCACAACATTTTCTGCAACAAACAAATCCCATCGGCGAACGAgataaagaaattcaaaattttgcgGGAAAATGAATAGAAACCCTTTGCAACGTTCCAGCGTTCCGTTCTCTTGGAATCTCGTAAATTCTAAGGAATTGTGATTTATGTTaacaaataattcttttttctttagaaaagATATTGTAGGTATGACATCATTACTAGAAATAATTTGGAATAGtgttaaattgaatttttaattttttaaataaaaacatatcGATCACCGAATGTATCCGATCTATTATAATTCGGATGCGAGCGAGGCGTTGTACATCCATGTAACGCATATTCGATCTATATGCGCTGTGTACTGTGTAACATGTAGTAGTGTGTACAGCATGGAAGAATTTTCGAAACCCCGCCCAGCAGGTGGCGGTCGGGCGCTTGCGCGCTGACGAGTGGAGTCGGGATTGGCCAAAGCGGCCAAAAGGCACCACACTATACTACCatctcgcacacacacacacacacatacacacacacagcatggAAGGTTGGAGTGTAGTATGTCCGAAAAGGGTTTCCTGTTCCTATGATTTCTCCCTCCCACCACACACACCCTCCGCGTCTATTGCAACTCCCGTCCTGGGCGTCGGTCGTCTATCGCTCACGACCGAGTCGCAGAGGGATGGCCTCCGGTACCCCCGACAAAAAAGGGGGTGGTGGCCCTATGAGTTGGGGTGGGAGGAGGTGGGAAGGGGGAAAACACATGCGCCGTTCCGATGCACTAGATGGCCATCACATACCCACCAGCATCGATGCGCGTGTACACTATACACAcggggtggtggtggctggccagcagcagcttctgAACGCGGCCAGCTGACAGACACAGCAGCCGTGTATAGTATAGAGGGGGTGCGCGCAACAACACGCAAACTGCACGAGGACGGGCcggggagggaggagggaggAAGGAGAGCGGGTGGGTGTGGGTGGACCAGCTAGGAGCGGAAGAACAAAACGAGAGCAAGTCGCCGAGCTTGGAGCCAGTTGCCCAGCGTTGATGATGTGAGCGCCCGGCAGCGTCGAAACCTTCATTCAACATCCGTCAGACTTGGGCCTCGTACATTGTCGAcgatccttctctctctctacgctctctctctctacgttTCCTTATATCTTTTTGATTATcatctctttcttctctttcacctccttatttgttttttgaaacttGCGCGCCgcgtattcttttgtttttcctactCCTGCCGGCTCCTTGGGCCGCTcctgtttgtttctctctccacTTCGTGATCGCTCGGCAGAGAGCGGGAAAGTTGCCAACAAAAacggaaaaacttttttttgggggggacgAGAAAGAGAATTGACGACGTCCTCGACACAACGACACGACACGACAGTCGTCCGGCTCATTTGCGTCCGACTTGGCCGTCTCCGCCTTGATTTCGTCGTCGTGAAATGTGCCGTTAGCCATTGTTTCTCCACACCAGCGTCATACCAACGCATCTACTTTGTGCTCTCCCCTGTGTGTGCTCATCTTCGCAgactctcactctctctcgtGACTCTTTTCCCGCTCCTGTGAAGTGCGGACGACTGCGGTAGTCCAGCCGAGGGAAGACAATCGCCGACGGCCGGATTCGTCACGCCCGATTCAACGCCCGATTCAACGCCCAGTGAGAATGGAGGCCTCGGCCCAGGACGAGTACGTCAGCGACTTTGACCTGGAACATTTAGAAGAAGTGGTCAAGCGGGAAATGCTGGAACAGAGACGCAACGCCGAAGCCGCTTACGCCCTTCACTACCAAAATCTGCAGCCGCCGGTCCAGCAGCCTCAATCCCAACcgcctcaacaacaacaacaacaacaaccgtcgCCAACGGTAGCCCAGCAAGTGCCGCAGCAAGTGCACGTCGTCTCGCACCactcggcggcggcggtggccgcCATCCAACAACCCGCCGTCCCACTCAAACATCAACTCCAGGTAAGAACTACCGATTTTTATCTATCCGTATTAAATCTATTATAACACATAACGCCATTTAAATAAACCAATGGATTGAAATCTCTTCGATTGGAGATTCTCGTTTGCATCAATTTCGCACcggatttctttattttggagTCGATTTTCACATTTTAAATCTTGGGTGTTGTAATGTAGCCTACGGCATAGCATAGCAATGACCCCACTTATGTCATAAGGTGAATCAAACAAATAAGCGATAgcgaaaacttttttaaaaagttttcttggTGAATATATAACTGATGAATGGCTGTTTTGATAACGCTGGATATGTGttcttgtaataataatataacctCATTAGATTATAGCTATCTGTGCGATGTCTTATGTACAGTACGCCGAGGGTATATCAGTTTTGGTGCTTTGCGTATCGATTTCACAAGTGTTTCCAAGTCCTCGACGTGATGTTTAGACGTTGTTCTATTGATTATCAACATATATTGTGACCAATAATCATCAGGCACCGGCTACCCCACCCGACACACCACCCGGCCAACCTTGCAGCATTATGTCACCGGCATCTCCTTTTcaacaccaacagcagcagcagcagcagcaacaacaacaacaacacgggcATCACTCTCAACATTCACAcgcccagcaacaacaacagcagatccaacagcaacaacaaggaCAGGCCTCGGCTTCCGTCTCCACCGTTCCCGTGCTCCCCATCGGTCCCGGCAGTTTGGAAGTCATCCAGcacaaaggtttttttttaatttgacttcaccgaaaaattgaatatcTTTACACTTATCTGTAATTTATTTCACCAGCAGGAATGAGTGGAGGATCAGACGAATTCTTGTGGGTGACGGCCTCAATGCGCTACGGTAACGCCGTGCCGCCGTTGCAGATCCACCAGGAGCCGCTGGATTTGCGGCCGCAGGGATCCGAGTCACCGCTGGACGATCCTCACGCCGCCTGGGTCCATCACGCCAGCttgcagcatcagcagcagcaacagcaccagcaccagatccagcagcaacagcaccaACAGCAGCCACCGACTCAACATCTTCTGGGACGTCGAGACTCTTACTCGGAAGGTTCCATCGCTCATCTCCACCTGCCCGGCTGCCATCCTAGCCAGCATCACCATCACCAGGTATATACGACTATAATACCCCTTCATAATTTTTGGTGCCATGGTAAAATTAAGGACAAATGAATCGACCAAAGAAATGTGTCAATTCATTTCTCTGTTTGAAACAAAATCTTTAATCTGGTGTTGCCAACCCATTGAATGTATACACTTGTTAGCACGGCGTTTGGCATGGCGTCATCGCCGTGTGTTGGCCCACGCACTTGCTAGCCTGCACCCGGTGTCAGAATCCTTGAACTTTCTCAGTGATAGAGGGATCATAATCCCTCTTTGCTTGTATATTATTCTCCTGGTCACTTAATCCCCGTTCAACTTTGCACCCCCCTGTATTATATCCTTGGAAAGGCCAGCATGAGATACATTACagtttgttctctctctctaacctCTACATCATATCCGCCACTATAAGATAgcttgtttgtgtttgtttgtttgatatgtttgttttttcttttcggcttgtttttgttttgtgattgGCATTTCGATTGATTATCACGGCGGTTTCTTCTTCGAACACCGTTACATTAGATGCTCGGTTCACACGCTGTTGATATCATAGACAAGATATCATTCCATGTCTTCATGACGGGCAGCAACTAACACCGTTCTTTAATTGGCAATTGTTTTTTGATTGAATCGAcgaatggatggatggaatgaCAGGTGCCGCGTGGGTGTGGTTCCAACTCTTCTAGCGACAGTTCGACGTCCGACTCGGAGATGGGCGGTCCGAGCAGCAACGGCGGCATGGTGGTCGGCCTGGGTCCAAATTCGGGCGGccatcaccatcaccaccaccatcaccatcacGGCGGTTCAGGGGGCAACGACCTGCTGGACGACGACGCGCTCATCTCCCTCTCGGTCCGCGAACTCAACAAGAAGCTCAACGGCTTTCCCCGCGAGGAGGTGGTGCGGCTCAAGCAGAAGAGGCGCACGCTGAAGAACCGCGGCTACGCACAAAACTGCCGCTCCAAGCGAATGCAACAGCGTCACGAGCTCGAAAGCGCCAACACCGCCCTCAAGGTAATTTAACCGCTTTGACACTTTTGACGCTGGACGCTAATCAATGTCGACCTGACCATCACCAATCCAACACGATTATCTAATAATAGTACCTTGAATAGATGGATTTCCATCTGTGAGCGTTCAATAGCTGACTCGATATAGAAGATCAGTCGGGGAAGATATTGACCTCCTTGATTACGAAAAAGGATAGGAATTGGGTTTCGGGTGGTGTGGGTGGTTATGCATTCTCCGGaaccgaaaaaacaaaaacaaaaaagtcaaaagtcgAAGAATCGAGAAAAAGGATCTGATTGTTTCTGTAGAACATGTCGTTGCCAAAATGATTTACTCCGACACGCCCTTTTGTTTGACTGCGCTGGTCCACATAATATGAATAGACATTCAAGTAGCAGTTGCatattcaattattcatgcAGTCATGTCAAAatcataaagaaaaagaacaaaaattcaagtaaGAATGAAGCTGGGGAGGGCTTTGAGAACTTACCCGAGTATCGGGTTGAACAGTTTGAGGAAAATCATTGAACATTACAATCAAAGAAATGCGAACGAGGGCGACTCGGCGATCGGGTTCACATGTCAGCAGAGCTAGCTAGCGCGTCATGTTGGTATATAATCAGATGATGTATAACAGCGTATAGACGACCAAGAGAAGGAGGCCACTGACGGCTGTGTCGATTCGTCGTGCACGTTGTTGTGTGCTGCAGCTGATATTCAAAACGACAGGGCCGAGAGTCGACGATGACGTAAAAACGCCATTGTGACACGACTCTACCGAGAACTTAGTAATAACGACCTCATTCTATGCACAATTAAAATACAGAAAAACCCAATTTTTCCAAGTGAATTTCATGAAGCGGAATGTACAATTTGTAAATCATTTGATTGAGGCTCAGCTTTCAATCAATTTGTAGATTATTAGTGGCTGTGACGACATACTTTTATTTGAGGGGACCTACAAAGACTTATTGGTCATTAGAGAATGGGTAGACGTCTGGCGATGcgatgggccgtgttagtgCGGTGATGGCCGCCGAGCGTGAGAACTGGGCCGGCGACACAGCGATCCGGTCGCGCCAGCCATCACGGCGTGATACACGGATCGCCTTTTTCCGTTGGTTTCCGTCCGATTAGCGTACCGACACTCTTTGTCGTCTCCTTTGATTTCGGCCGGCCTTATACATATCCCCCCAGCACCTCCCGCCCGTTTCGATTCAATTGAGCACTGCCTCATGTCAGATTTCTTCTCTACACGACGATGATTGCCGGTCCCGTATGTTGGGTCTGTTGCCGTTCtaagggaaaaaacaaacgaggaccAGAGTTCATTCCACTTTGAATTTCAATGGCCGTCCGATAGTCTCATGTCCAATCAGGATGTTGATGATTCTTCTATAGGGGAAAGTGTTTGGTGAGATGGTGGctcatgttttaaaaatcgCGATGGTGATGCCAACGCTACGGTTTCAAAATATAATTATCTCCTTACCGCGTCTTCTTTACTGTCAGATTGTTTATTCTGGTCCGATTGAGActgacgttttctttttcatattgGATATGTTATCCGCGTTTGGTCCATTTGCCCAGGCCGAAATCCAACGAATGCGACTGGAACTGGGCCGAGTGGCGCAGGAGCGCGACAGCTACAAACAGAAATGCGACGCCATCCATCGCGTCAACCAGCAGCACGGCAATCACCAGCAACATCAaccgcaacagcagcaacagcagcagcaacagcagtcgAAGAGCAACCGAACGGCCGGCTCCCAAATCAACGACGGTCCAACCAGTTACTACCTGTGAAGTCAACCAAAAAtcattgaaaatagaaaagaaaagaaaaagaaaaataattgagtCGCCGTTTACATAACGAATCTGTTGGGTTTATTCTCTCTCATCTTTTGTCTCTCTCTTAACTATATTCATATA
The sequence above is drawn from the Daphnia pulicaria isolate SC F1-1A chromosome 1, SC_F0-13Bv2, whole genome shotgun sequence genome and encodes:
- the LOC124343207 gene encoding transcription factor MafB-like isoform X2; amino-acid sequence: MEASAQDEYVSDFDLEHLEEVVKREMLEQRRNAEAAYALHYQNLQPPVQQPQSQPPQQQQQQQPSPTVAQQVPQQVHVVSHHSAAAVAAIQQPAVPLKHQLQAPATPPDTPPGQPCSIMSPASPFQHQQQQQQQQQQQQHGHHSQHSHAQQQQQQIQQQQQGQASASVSTVPVLPIGPGSLEVIQHKGMSGGSDEFLWVTASMRYGNAVPPLQIHQEPLDLRPQGSESPLDDPHAAWVHHASLQHQQQQQHQHQIQQQQHQQQPPTQHLLGRRDSYSEGSIAHLHLPGCHPSQHHHHQVPRGCGSNSSSDSSTSDSEMGGPSSNGGMVVGLGPNSGGHHHHHHHHHHGGSGGNDLLDDDALISLSVRELNKKLNGFPREEVVRLKQKRRTLKNRGYAQNCRSKRMQQRHELESANTALKAEIQRMRLELGRVAQERDSYKQKCDAIHRVNQQHGNHQQHQPQQQQQQQQQQSKSNRTAGSQINDGPTSYYL
- the LOC124343207 gene encoding transcription factor MafB-like isoform X1, translating into MEASAQDEYVSDFDLEHLEEVVKREMLEQRRNAEAAYALHYQNLQPPVQQPQSQPPQQQQQQQPSPTVAQQVPQQVHVVSHHSAAAVAAIQQPAVPLKHQLQAPATPPDTPPGQPCSIMSPASPFQHQQQQQQQQQQQQHGHHSQHSHAQQQQQQIQQQQQGQASASVSTVPVLPIGPGSLEVIQHKAGMSGGSDEFLWVTASMRYGNAVPPLQIHQEPLDLRPQGSESPLDDPHAAWVHHASLQHQQQQQHQHQIQQQQHQQQPPTQHLLGRRDSYSEGSIAHLHLPGCHPSQHHHHQVPRGCGSNSSSDSSTSDSEMGGPSSNGGMVVGLGPNSGGHHHHHHHHHHGGSGGNDLLDDDALISLSVRELNKKLNGFPREEVVRLKQKRRTLKNRGYAQNCRSKRMQQRHELESANTALKAEIQRMRLELGRVAQERDSYKQKCDAIHRVNQQHGNHQQHQPQQQQQQQQQQSKSNRTAGSQINDGPTSYYL